The following proteins are co-located in the Primulina tabacum isolate GXHZ01 chromosome 11, ASM2559414v2, whole genome shotgun sequence genome:
- the LOC142519160 gene encoding condensin-2 complex subunit CAP-D3 encodes MDEIIGRILSDLENPSPISQAFLKDLEALLGYALGTNDSMDLENLYSELSSRNIGLTSLTNAIYSAMDSGGSPRISVLASKVYVSLLLAPNSPVLSLFTPIAFLSLLRTIRMAFKDSSLVSNEGSLSRNQGAKKKGRRNARLHKSRVENRDMGCENEGEEKGYNVKDLFFVLDKFEMVLGLVHLDRFPDCLKALVQTVCQILTMAVEFSGHLESFGSLNGVCSRILGEVLKTVHGNQVHTAAEVLKGLSSLILLHKSQIRSFGLGFVVNRMVGLGESSSDIKKAVANLPKYLAQKAPEKAEPRALAVESIIEIVKALDFEDQVGFADYVVKMSQGKGQFRLLSVDIIPVLMMSLSGSLGFDMVNGMENSWGWRLLEALVQRCSDITAGIRARALNNLAQLVVPLSGNDNSKEALKEVLGLGNKGTNGINDLLKKRCMDEKAAVRKASLLLISKLAALLGGELDGDLLKTIGMACSDPLVSIRKVAISAISEAFRTYSTCLIIKEWMHSVPRLINDNETSIQEECENLFLELVLERVVRAGSTPSSNHESVPHDTLGQKNNFDMDSEFLFPQGVLGLLKGICDGEVAPWVKKICSSLGKKKKLRPSICIALKKIIRESEIQWLNNSMPIEKWTAPPGSWFLFSEVSAYLPKAVDWEFLHCHLQHLDKYKPVGELKGSLEQGDPDEGMLDIEFHSVAWIGDRVFLLQTISNASVELPPEPAADLAHSFLKRLEGFNMHSTEVNAHVKALRTLCKRKASNTDEADLLVTRWTDQLLSKSSKVLDSYMSKISDATKENVFLTPHTGVSQPGSKTAAYESKLSTQATIAMYTIGSLVIVCPAANFKSIVPVIHTIITSGISDSKSSKLPGSAAPVKDRAPSLFVQAWLTMGKICLADSKLAKRYLPLFVQELEKSDSAALRNNIVVVMSDFCVRYTALVDCYMPKITKCLRDPCELVRRQTFTLLSRLLQRDYVKWRGMLFLRFLLCLVDDSEKIRQQADFLFGNILKAKAPLLAYNSFVEAIFVLNDCNAHTGCKNANSSRNENRLFTLRGNDEKSRSQRMHVYVTLLKQMAPEHLLATFAKVCAEILASATDTLLLEDSTGLSVLQDAFLILSSKEIRVQPSRGSSSEAADIEEEVVESGVASTSAAKGRAITLAVRKGLIQNTIPIFIELKRLLESKNSPLTGSLMECLRILLKDYKNEIDDILVADRQLQKELIYDMQKYESMKSKSAAVEAVASIQKSDTHRSTGVSKEPSLSALKSKLPEQLHTNSKVASAAADAIAAATVRSVLREVNQGASTPLSMMNVPKLKPHSGEAAAVKDGRFEVIESLRRRQSFYSDDEN; translated from the exons ATGGATGAAATTATCGGCAGGATTCTTTCGGATCTGGAAAACCCATCTCCTATTTCGCAGGCTTTTCTCAAAGATTTGGAAGCCCTTCTAGGATACGCTCTTGGCACCAATGACTCCATGGATCTTGAAAATCTTTATTCCGAGCTTTCTTCAAGAAATATTGGTCTTACATCACTCACCAATGCCATTTATTCGGCTATGGATTCCGGGGGTTCTCCAAGAATTTCGGTTTTAGCTTCAAAGGTTTACGTTTCTCTTCTTTTAGCCCCCAATTCTCCTGTTTTATCCCTGTTTACTCCCATTGCTTTTCTCAGCCTCCTTCGTACGATTCGCATGGCATTTAAAGACTCGTCTTTGGTTTCAAACGAAGGGTCTTTATCTAGGAATCAAGGTGCAAAAAAGAAGGGAAGGAGAAATGCTAGGCTGCATAAGAGCAGAGTGGAAAACAGGGATATGGGTTGTGAGAATGAGGGCGAAGAGAAGGGATATAATGTAAAAGATTTGTTTTTCGTTCTTGATAAATTTGAAATGGTGCTGGGCTTGGTTCACTTGGATCGGTTTCCGGATTGTTTGAAAGCTTTGGTTCAGACTGTTTGCCAGATTCTGACTATGGCTGTTGAATTTTCTGGGCATCTGGAAAGTTTTGGGAGTTTGAACGGGGTTTGCTCACGGATTTTAGGTGAAGTGTTGAAAACCGTGCATGGGAATCAGGTTCATACTGCAGCAGAGGTATTGAAGGGGCTGAGTTCGCTGATTTTGTTGCATAAATCCCAGATTAGGAGCTTTGGTTTGGGATTTGTGGTCAATAGGATGGTGGGGTTGGGGGAATCCTCAAGCGATATAAAGAAGGCTGTCGCGAACTTGCCGAAGTACTTGGCGCAGAAGGCTCCAGAAAAGGCCGAACCAAGGGCATTGGCAGTGGAATCCATAATAGAGATTGTTAAAGCTTTAGATTTTGAGGATCAAGTTGGGTTTGCTGATTATGTGGTTAAGATGAGCCAAGGGAAGGGCCAGTTTAGGCTTTTGTCAGTGGATATAATTCCTGTTTTGATGATGTCACTAAGTGGTTCGCTGGGATTCGATATGGTTAACGGAATGGAGAATTCTTGGGGTTGGAGGTTGTTAGAAGCATTGGTTCAGCGCTGCTCTGATATTACAGCTGGTATTAGAGCTAGAGCTTTAAACAATTTAGCTCAGTTAGTGGTGCCTTTGTCAGGGAACGATAACAGCAAAGAAGCGTTGAAAGAAGTGTTGGGTCTTGGAAACAAGGGAACCAATGGAATAAATGATCTTTTGAAAAAACGCTGTATGGATGAGAAGGCTGCAGTTCGAAAGGCTTCTCTTTTACTGATATCCAAGTTGGCAGCACTTTTAGGAGGTGAACTTGACGGAGATCTGCTAAAGACAATAGGCATGGCTTGTTCTGATCCACTTGTTAGCATTAGGAAAGTTGCTATCTCAGCTATCTCTGAG GCCTTTAGAACATATTCAACCTGCCTCATTATCAAGGAGTGGATGCATTCTGTTCCACGGTTAATAAACGACAATGAAACTAGCATTCAAGAAGAATGTGAGAACCTATTTTTGGAATTGGTTCTTGAACGAGTGGTAAGGGCCGGATCAACACCTTCATCAAATCATGAATCTGTTCCTCATGATACACTTGGCCAGAAAAATAACTTTGATATGGACTCAGAGTTTTTATTTCCTCAAGGAGTTCTTGGACTGTTGAAAGGGATCTGCGATGGAGAGGTGGCACCTTGGGTGAAGAAGATCTGCTCAAGCCTGGGTAAAAAGAAAAAACTCAGGCCAAGCATTTGTATCGCACTCAAAAAAATCATCAGGGAATCTGAAATCCAGTGGTTAAATAATTCCATGCCAATTGAGAAGTGGACAGCACCCCCTGGTTCTTGGTTTTTGTTTTCGGAAGTGTCTGCATATCTTCCAAAAGCAGTTGACTGGGAGTTCCTCCATTGTCATCTGCAGCATCTTGACAAGTATAAACCAGTTGGTGAACTGAAAGGCTCTCTTGAACAAGGAGATCCAGATGAAGGAATGCTTGACATTGAATTTCATTCTGTTGCTTGGATTGGAGACCGTGTCTTTCTCTTACAGACAATTTCTAATGCTTCTGTTGAGTTACCTCCTGAACCTGCGGCAGACCTAGCTCATAGCTTTCTCAAACGACTTGAGGGGTTCAACATGCATTCAACTGAG GTTAATGCTCATGTAAAAGCTCTCAGAACACTTTGCAAACGGAAGGCTTCGAATACCGACGAAGCTGATTTGCTTGTAACAAGATGGACTGACCAGCTCCTTTCTAAATCATCCAAAGTTTTAGATTCTTACATGTCTAAAATTTCTGATGCTACTAAAGAGAATGTTTTCCTCACACCACATACAGGTGTAAGTCAACCAGGATCAAAAACAGCTGCATATGAATCCAAATTATCAACACAAGCAACCATCGCCATGTACACCATTGGGTCCTTAGTTATTGTCTGCCCTGCAGCCAATTTCAAAAGTATAGTTCCTGTTATACACACCATAATTACTTCAGGGATCTCTGattcaaaatcaagtaaatTACCCGGATCAGCAGCTCCTGTAAAGGATCGTGCCCCTTCCTTGTTTGTTCAAGCTTGGTTAACCATGGGCAAAATTTGCCTTGCTGATTCTAAACTTGCGAAGCGCTATCTTCCTCTTTTTGTTCAG GAGCTTGAAAAGAGTGATTCTGCTGCCCTTCGCAATAATATTGTTGTAGTGATGTCAGATTTCTGCGTGCGATATACTGCTCTGGTTGACTG TTATATGCCGAAGATCACAAAGTGCCTGCGCGATCCATGTGAACTTGTAAGAAGGCAAACATTTACACTGCTATCAAGGCTATTACAG AGGGACTATGTAAAATGGAGAGGAATGCTTTTTCTTCGGTTTCTACTGTGTTTAGTTGATGATTCAGAGAAAATTAGGCAACAAGCTGATTTTCTCTTTGGGAATATCTTAAAAG CCAAGGCACCACTTTTAGCTTATAATAGCTTCGTGGAAgctatttttgttttaaatgaCTGCAATGCACACACCGGATGCAAAAATGCCAACAGTTCACGAAATGAAAACCGTCTCTTTACGCTCAG GGGAAACGATGAGAAATCAAGATCTCAGAGAATGCACGTCTACGTCACTCTGTTGAAACAAATGGCTCCAGAGCATCTTTTGGCCACATTTGCTAAAGTATGTGCGGAGATTCTGGCTTCTGCAACTGACACTCTGCTCTTAGAGGATAGTACTGGACTGTCAGTCCTACAG GATGCCTTCTTAATTCTCTCCAGCAAAGAGATTCGGGTACAACCAAGCCGTGGATCGTCATCTGAGGCAGCTGATATCGAAGAAGAAGTTGTAGAAAGTGGAGTAGCATCCACATCTGCTGCCAAAGGACGAGCCATAACTCTAGCAGTCAGAAAAGGCCTTATCCAGAATACAATCCCCATCTTTATCGAGTTAAAACGGCTGCTAGAGAGTAAAAACAGCCCTCTCACAGGTTCCCTGATGGAATGCCTAAGGATCCTTCTCAAAGATTACAagaatgaaattgatgatatcttagtcGCTGATCGGCAGCTTCAAAAAGAACTCATCTATGACATGCAAAAATACGAATCCATGAAGAGCAAGTCCGCAGCTGTGGAGGCAGTAGCGTCCATTCAGAAATCAGACACACATCGTTCAACAGGTGTTTCAAAGGAGCCAAGTTTAAGTGCTCTAAAGAGCAAGTTACCTGAACAGCTTCACACCAATTCCAAAGTGGCATCAGCTGCGGCAGATGCAATTGCAGCAGCTACCGTTCGGTCTGTGCTAAGGGAAGTAAATCAGGGTGCATCGACACCTCTGAGTATGATGAATGTGCCTAAACTTAAGCCTCACTCTGGGGAAGCTGCTGCAGTTAAAGATGGACGTTTTGAGGTCATAGAATCTTTGAGGAGGAGACAATCCTTCTACTCCGATGATGAGAACTGA